A single genomic interval of Carassius auratus strain Wakin chromosome 30, ASM336829v1, whole genome shotgun sequence harbors:
- the stk36 gene encoding serine/threonine-protein kinase 36 isoform X1, which yields MMDQYHILEVIGEGSFGRVYKGRRKFSGQVVALKFIPKVGRSEKDLRSLKREIDIMRGLKHPNIVLLLDSFETEREVVVVTEYAEGELFQILEDDGSLPENQVREIACQLVSALYYLHSHRILHRDMKPQNILLGKGGVVKLCDFGFARAMSVSTLVLTSIKGTPLYMSPELVEEKPYDHSADLWSLGCILYELHTGAPPFYTNSIFQLVQLIVRDPVKWPENMSQDCLSFLKGLLMKDPEKRLAWPDLLHHPFVADGVLMVSDEGSSNPLTIPASPDLQALKHQQAAEKTTARSGEGKLLRKARELREKEKINRREIASGSAARASQTRCKTASAGGAPTTGHSLGSTFSVHQNSSQPATNRHQANDNSVTRVRSAPHKGQISRDYEREFPSVEVGPRQVLKHPGHARTSLASVRMDSEEKDIDSDSEWQRFIELSYQGPVNASILQRLKTKLLVTKNQLLVRKGLEDSLTLQPLQILRNIVQSCQSGDVETLGKELELPHLLFSLTEDILNNPDLMQESRGETVLGDLMNLLIMYLEKSPGWEIKPRRAEDLCQLFISVFLCREPKRSALLATAVLTLFTRRGISVNVSVERLTAFLGNILTDTAEAHNPLPAGWGMCDGLLSLILHRLSESESRLLLDFKDSELWLCLWAKVNASLENTTSQSCHFSPNGLYVFLFLALLVFSSDPYYCVAFLSDKSSNCSSALGHLLTTNCSASLLECGLFWGDSEINSLSVMSCHLLCIPFSLELPLEKLLSVLQSYQSSNIVAGLLKMIQTLPVALVELPLCLLNRLLVSDPQHTAPCLITAAQASAFLPYSTEGSDNGADHTQNQLNHFGNGVERIKSNGIAKKTKIDHIKSDIKSKKRLERLKGNIDDSIKTQYQPSRNKTEKIREVQPKTKPYPQNTMEQLRDKTEQHSCIEELMDSLEIHGSSAGRFQDLSPQPGCSISWLIDSLEELRSCDHPKISTATIRSSPEEVRTAGSLLAVLLQSVLLSGCAVELLILLSQLTRHLTHQTSFVLPVETTQLQFALRHHDDGIRAACCGFLGSAVRQVIGQSKFDLFQDLIGCLCDPAPSVRRTACKAVGNWLSVMGKTNQTLSNKGFKNTTDVNALSVQDRMRRTPAMEGVRHSERELWMELAIGAANPLVSLLSDADNVIRQHCCGALANLAAFGGGDGALLNADAPGMILQTACNDSHHAVRRVAVATLRVFSQQNTLLQALRSLDAGRKLSHTSQSSLFQRDYQWLVSKLDSSTEGKT from the exons ATGATGGATCAGTACCATATTTTGGAGGTTATCGGGGAAGGGTCTTTCGGCCGAGTGTACAAAGGCCGCAGGAAGTTCAGCGGCCAG GTTGTGGCTCTGAAGTTCATTCCCAAAGTTGGCCGCTCAGAGAAGGATCTGCGCAGTTTGAAAAGAGAGATAGACATCATGAGGGGGCTTAAACATCCCAACATAGTGCTGCTATTAGACAGCTTTGAGACAGAGAGGGAG GTTGTGGTGGTGACTGAGTATGCAGAGGGTGAGCTGTTTCAGATCCTGGAGGATGATGGGAGTTTACCTGAGAATCAG GTGCGTGAAATAGCCTGCCAGCTTGTTTCTGCCCTGTATTATCTGCACTCCCATCGCATTTTGCACCGTGACATGAAACCACAGAACATCCTGCTGGGAAAAGGAGGAGTAGTAAAGCTCTGTGACTTTGG ATTTGCACGTGCCATGAGTGTGTCCACCTTGGTGTTGACTTCTATTAAGGGGACACCTCTATACATGTCCCCGGAATTAGTGGAAGAGAAACCCTATGACCACTCAGCTGACCTTTGGTCTCTGGGCTGCATCCTCTATGAGCTCCACACGGGGGCGCCTCCGTTCTACACCAACTCCATCTTTCAGCTGGTGCAGCTTATAGTGCGAGATCCAGTGAAATGGCCAGAGAACATGAGCCAAGACTGCTTG AGTTTTCTGAAGGGATTGCTAATGAAAGACCCAGAGAAGAGGTTGGCATGGCCTGACCTGCTTCATCACCCTTTTGTTGCAGATGGAGTTTTAA TGGTGTCAGATGAGGGTTCAAGCAACCCCCTGACAATCCCAGCCAGCCCCGACCTCCAGGCCCTGAAACACCAGCAGGCTGCTGAGAAGACAACGGCACGCAGCGGAGAGGGCAAACTACTGCGCAAAGCTCGAGAGCTTCGGGAGAAAGAGAAGATTAACAGACGG GAGATTGCGAGTGGAAGTGCTGCGCGCGCCAGTCAGACACGCTGTAAGACAGCTTCTGCTGGAGGAGCCCCCACCACTGGCCACTCATTGGGCAGCACCTTTTCAGTGCATCAAAATTCATCTCAGCCAGCAACCAATCGGCATCAAGCAAATGACAACAGTGTTACCAG AGTGCGCTCAGCTCCTCATAAAGGCCAGATCAGTAGAGACTATGAGAGGGAGTTCCCTTCGGTTGAGGTGGGACCCAGGCAGGTTCTGAAGCACCCTGGACACGCACGGACCAGTCTGGCTTCTGTCAGGATGGACAGTGAG GAAAAAGATATCGATAGTGATTCTGAGTGGCAACGATTTATTGAATTAAGTTATCAGGGCCCTGTAAACGCTTCCATTCTTCAGAGGTTAAAGACCAAGCTGCTTGTAACCAAAAACCAG CTGTTGGTCAGGAAGGGTTTAGAGGACTCTTTAACTCTACAGCCACTACAGATCCTCAGGAACATTGTTCAGAGCTGTCAGTCTGGTGATGTTGAAACACTGGGCAAAGAGTTGGAACTGCCTCATCTACTGTTCAGTCTGACTGAAGACATCCTGAACAATCCAGATCTAATGCAG GAGTCTCGGGGTGAGACTGTGTTGGGAGATCTGATGAATCTGCTCATAATGTACCTGGAAAAGAGCCCAGGCTGGGAGATAAAGCCAAGAAG AGCTGAGGATCTCTGTCAGCTATTTATATCGGTATTTCTCTGTCGAGAGCCAAAACGTTCAGCG CTTTTGGCAACAGCAGTCTTAACCTTGTTCACTCGCCGGGGTATATCTGTGAATGTCAGTGTGGAAAGGCTTACTGCCTTTTTGGGGAATATTTTGACAGACACAGCAGAG GCACATAACCCCTTACCTGCAGGCTGGGGCATGTGTGATGGCCTTCTGTCACTGATTCTCCACAGACTATCTGAG AGTGAAAGCCGCCTACTGCTTGACTTTAAGGACTCGGAGCTTTGGCTCTGCTTGTGGGCTAAAGTGAATGCCTCTCTGGAAAACACAACATCCCAGAGTTGCCATTTCTCTCCTAATG GTCTGTATGTGTTCCTTTTTCTCGCTTTATTGGTTTTCTCCAGTGATCCGTATTACTGTGTGGCTTTCCTGTCAGATAAATCCTCAAACTGCTCCTCTGCCCTCGGCCACCTTCTCACCACCAATTG CAGCGCTTCATTGCTAGAGTGTGGTCTTTTCTGGGGTGACTCAGAAATAAACAGCCTATCAGTGATGAGCTGTCATCTTCTCTGCATCCCCTTCTCTCTGGAGTTACCCCTAGAAAAACTTCTTTCTGTTCTCCAATCGTATCAAAGCTCAAATATTGTGGCCGGTCTACTTAAG ATGATTCAAACTCTTCCCGTTGCCCTGGTGGAGCTTCCGTTGTGTCTTCTTAATCGTCTGCTGGTATCTGACCCGCAGCACACTGCTCCATGCCTTATCACTGCAGCCCAGGCCTCCGCTTTCCTCCCTTACAGCACAGAAGGCTCAGACAATGGAGCAGACCACACTCAGAATCAACTTAACCACTTCGGGAATGGTGTGGAGCGAATTAAGAGCAATGGAATCGCGAAGAAAACCAAGATCGATCATATCAAAAGTGACATCAAATCAAAGAAGAGGTTAGAGCGGCTCAAAGGCAACATAGATGATTCCATAAAGACGCAATACCAGCCATCCAGAAACAAGACTGAGAAAATCAGAGAGGTCCAACCAAAAACCAAACCATATCCACAGAACACCATGGAACAACTTAGAGACAAAACAGAGCAGCATAGTTGTATAGAGGAGCTCATGGACAGTTTGGAGATCCATGGCAGTTCTGCAGGACGTTTCCAAGACCTCTCGCCTCAGCCAGGTTGCAGCATCAGCTGGCTCATAGACAGTCTGGAGGAATTAAGAAGTTGTGATCACCCCAAGATCTCCACGGCTACAATTCGATCTTCACCAGAAGAGGTCAGAACAGCAGGTTCTCTATTGGCTGTTCTGTTACAAAGTGTACTTCTCAGTGGTTGTGCAGTGGAACTCCTTATCCTTCTCTCCCAACTAACACGTCATCTCACCCATCAGACTTCCTTCGTTCTTCCGGTCGAAACCACCCAACTGCAGTTTGCGTTGCGCCACCACGATGATGGAATCCGAGCGGCCTGCTGTGGCTTCCTCGGCTCAGCTGTCAGGCAGGTCATTGGTCAATCAAAATTTGACTTATTCCAAGATCTGATAGGTTGCTTATGTGATCCTGCTCCGTCCGTTCGTAGGACAGCCTGCAAGGCGGTGGGAAACTGGCTGAGTGTAATGGGAAAAACCAATCAAACTCTTTCTAATAAAGGTTTCAAGAACACGACTGACGTTAATGCCTTGTCAGTACAAGACAGAATGAGGAGGACACCAGCAATGGAAGGTGTCAGACATAGTGAGAGAGAGTTATGGATGGAGCTTGCCATAGGAGCTGCCAATCCCCTCGTTTCTCTGCTGTCAGATGCTGATAATGTCATTCGACAGCATTGCTGTGGGGCTCTGGCTAACCTGGCTGCTTTTGGCGGAGGGGATGGAGCACTTCTCAATGCAGATGCTCCAGGCATGATCCTCCAAACTGCCTGTAATGATTCCCATCATGCAGTGCGACGGGTGGCTGTGGCCACTCTGCGTGTGTTTAGCCAACAAAACACATTACTTCAG GCTCTGAGGTCTCTAGATGCAGGAAGAAAACTCAGTCACACATCCCAAAGCTCTTTATTTCAGAGAGATTATCAATGGCTTGTCAGCAAGTTGGACAGCTCGACTGAAGGAAAAACATAA
- the stk36 gene encoding serine/threonine-protein kinase 36 isoform X2 — protein sequence MMDQYHILEVIGEGSFGRVYKGRRKFSGQVVALKFIPKVGRSEKDLRSLKREIDIMRGLKHPNIVLLLDSFETEREVVVVTEYAEGELFQILEDDGSLPENQVREIACQLVSALYYLHSHRILHRDMKPQNILLGKGGVVKLCDFGFARAMSVSTLVLTSIKGTPLYMSPELVEEKPYDHSADLWSLGCILYELHTGAPPFYTNSIFQLVQLIVRDPVKWPENMSQDCLSFLKGLLMKDPEKRLAWPDLLHHPFVADGVLMVSDEGSSNPLTIPASPDLQALKHQQAAEKTTARSGEGKLLRKARELREKEKINRREIASGSAARASQTRCKTASAGGAPTTGHSLGSTFSVHQNSSQPATNRHQANDNSVTRVRSAPHKGQISRDYEREFPSVEVGPRQVLKHPGHARTSLASVRMDSEEKDIDSDSEWQRFIELSYQGPVNASILQRLKTKLLVTKNQPLQILRNIVQSCQSGDVETLGKELELPHLLFSLTEDILNNPDLMQESRGETVLGDLMNLLIMYLEKSPGWEIKPRRAEDLCQLFISVFLCREPKRSALLATAVLTLFTRRGISVNVSVERLTAFLGNILTDTAEAHNPLPAGWGMCDGLLSLILHRLSESESRLLLDFKDSELWLCLWAKVNASLENTTSQSCHFSPNGLYVFLFLALLVFSSDPYYCVAFLSDKSSNCSSALGHLLTTNCSASLLECGLFWGDSEINSLSVMSCHLLCIPFSLELPLEKLLSVLQSYQSSNIVAGLLKMIQTLPVALVELPLCLLNRLLVSDPQHTAPCLITAAQASAFLPYSTEGSDNGADHTQNQLNHFGNGVERIKSNGIAKKTKIDHIKSDIKSKKRLERLKGNIDDSIKTQYQPSRNKTEKIREVQPKTKPYPQNTMEQLRDKTEQHSCIEELMDSLEIHGSSAGRFQDLSPQPGCSISWLIDSLEELRSCDHPKISTATIRSSPEEVRTAGSLLAVLLQSVLLSGCAVELLILLSQLTRHLTHQTSFVLPVETTQLQFALRHHDDGIRAACCGFLGSAVRQVIGQSKFDLFQDLIGCLCDPAPSVRRTACKAVGNWLSVMGKTNQTLSNKGFKNTTDVNALSVQDRMRRTPAMEGVRHSERELWMELAIGAANPLVSLLSDADNVIRQHCCGALANLAAFGGGDGALLNADAPGMILQTACNDSHHAVRRVAVATLRVFSQQNTLLQALRSLDAGRKLSHTSQSSLFQRDYQWLVSKLDSSTEGKT from the exons ATGATGGATCAGTACCATATTTTGGAGGTTATCGGGGAAGGGTCTTTCGGCCGAGTGTACAAAGGCCGCAGGAAGTTCAGCGGCCAG GTTGTGGCTCTGAAGTTCATTCCCAAAGTTGGCCGCTCAGAGAAGGATCTGCGCAGTTTGAAAAGAGAGATAGACATCATGAGGGGGCTTAAACATCCCAACATAGTGCTGCTATTAGACAGCTTTGAGACAGAGAGGGAG GTTGTGGTGGTGACTGAGTATGCAGAGGGTGAGCTGTTTCAGATCCTGGAGGATGATGGGAGTTTACCTGAGAATCAG GTGCGTGAAATAGCCTGCCAGCTTGTTTCTGCCCTGTATTATCTGCACTCCCATCGCATTTTGCACCGTGACATGAAACCACAGAACATCCTGCTGGGAAAAGGAGGAGTAGTAAAGCTCTGTGACTTTGG ATTTGCACGTGCCATGAGTGTGTCCACCTTGGTGTTGACTTCTATTAAGGGGACACCTCTATACATGTCCCCGGAATTAGTGGAAGAGAAACCCTATGACCACTCAGCTGACCTTTGGTCTCTGGGCTGCATCCTCTATGAGCTCCACACGGGGGCGCCTCCGTTCTACACCAACTCCATCTTTCAGCTGGTGCAGCTTATAGTGCGAGATCCAGTGAAATGGCCAGAGAACATGAGCCAAGACTGCTTG AGTTTTCTGAAGGGATTGCTAATGAAAGACCCAGAGAAGAGGTTGGCATGGCCTGACCTGCTTCATCACCCTTTTGTTGCAGATGGAGTTTTAA TGGTGTCAGATGAGGGTTCAAGCAACCCCCTGACAATCCCAGCCAGCCCCGACCTCCAGGCCCTGAAACACCAGCAGGCTGCTGAGAAGACAACGGCACGCAGCGGAGAGGGCAAACTACTGCGCAAAGCTCGAGAGCTTCGGGAGAAAGAGAAGATTAACAGACGG GAGATTGCGAGTGGAAGTGCTGCGCGCGCCAGTCAGACACGCTGTAAGACAGCTTCTGCTGGAGGAGCCCCCACCACTGGCCACTCATTGGGCAGCACCTTTTCAGTGCATCAAAATTCATCTCAGCCAGCAACCAATCGGCATCAAGCAAATGACAACAGTGTTACCAG AGTGCGCTCAGCTCCTCATAAAGGCCAGATCAGTAGAGACTATGAGAGGGAGTTCCCTTCGGTTGAGGTGGGACCCAGGCAGGTTCTGAAGCACCCTGGACACGCACGGACCAGTCTGGCTTCTGTCAGGATGGACAGTGAG GAAAAAGATATCGATAGTGATTCTGAGTGGCAACGATTTATTGAATTAAGTTATCAGGGCCCTGTAAACGCTTCCATTCTTCAGAGGTTAAAGACCAAGCTGCTTGTAACCAAAAACCAG CCACTACAGATCCTCAGGAACATTGTTCAGAGCTGTCAGTCTGGTGATGTTGAAACACTGGGCAAAGAGTTGGAACTGCCTCATCTACTGTTCAGTCTGACTGAAGACATCCTGAACAATCCAGATCTAATGCAG GAGTCTCGGGGTGAGACTGTGTTGGGAGATCTGATGAATCTGCTCATAATGTACCTGGAAAAGAGCCCAGGCTGGGAGATAAAGCCAAGAAG AGCTGAGGATCTCTGTCAGCTATTTATATCGGTATTTCTCTGTCGAGAGCCAAAACGTTCAGCG CTTTTGGCAACAGCAGTCTTAACCTTGTTCACTCGCCGGGGTATATCTGTGAATGTCAGTGTGGAAAGGCTTACTGCCTTTTTGGGGAATATTTTGACAGACACAGCAGAG GCACATAACCCCTTACCTGCAGGCTGGGGCATGTGTGATGGCCTTCTGTCACTGATTCTCCACAGACTATCTGAG AGTGAAAGCCGCCTACTGCTTGACTTTAAGGACTCGGAGCTTTGGCTCTGCTTGTGGGCTAAAGTGAATGCCTCTCTGGAAAACACAACATCCCAGAGTTGCCATTTCTCTCCTAATG GTCTGTATGTGTTCCTTTTTCTCGCTTTATTGGTTTTCTCCAGTGATCCGTATTACTGTGTGGCTTTCCTGTCAGATAAATCCTCAAACTGCTCCTCTGCCCTCGGCCACCTTCTCACCACCAATTG CAGCGCTTCATTGCTAGAGTGTGGTCTTTTCTGGGGTGACTCAGAAATAAACAGCCTATCAGTGATGAGCTGTCATCTTCTCTGCATCCCCTTCTCTCTGGAGTTACCCCTAGAAAAACTTCTTTCTGTTCTCCAATCGTATCAAAGCTCAAATATTGTGGCCGGTCTACTTAAG ATGATTCAAACTCTTCCCGTTGCCCTGGTGGAGCTTCCGTTGTGTCTTCTTAATCGTCTGCTGGTATCTGACCCGCAGCACACTGCTCCATGCCTTATCACTGCAGCCCAGGCCTCCGCTTTCCTCCCTTACAGCACAGAAGGCTCAGACAATGGAGCAGACCACACTCAGAATCAACTTAACCACTTCGGGAATGGTGTGGAGCGAATTAAGAGCAATGGAATCGCGAAGAAAACCAAGATCGATCATATCAAAAGTGACATCAAATCAAAGAAGAGGTTAGAGCGGCTCAAAGGCAACATAGATGATTCCATAAAGACGCAATACCAGCCATCCAGAAACAAGACTGAGAAAATCAGAGAGGTCCAACCAAAAACCAAACCATATCCACAGAACACCATGGAACAACTTAGAGACAAAACAGAGCAGCATAGTTGTATAGAGGAGCTCATGGACAGTTTGGAGATCCATGGCAGTTCTGCAGGACGTTTCCAAGACCTCTCGCCTCAGCCAGGTTGCAGCATCAGCTGGCTCATAGACAGTCTGGAGGAATTAAGAAGTTGTGATCACCCCAAGATCTCCACGGCTACAATTCGATCTTCACCAGAAGAGGTCAGAACAGCAGGTTCTCTATTGGCTGTTCTGTTACAAAGTGTACTTCTCAGTGGTTGTGCAGTGGAACTCCTTATCCTTCTCTCCCAACTAACACGTCATCTCACCCATCAGACTTCCTTCGTTCTTCCGGTCGAAACCACCCAACTGCAGTTTGCGTTGCGCCACCACGATGATGGAATCCGAGCGGCCTGCTGTGGCTTCCTCGGCTCAGCTGTCAGGCAGGTCATTGGTCAATCAAAATTTGACTTATTCCAAGATCTGATAGGTTGCTTATGTGATCCTGCTCCGTCCGTTCGTAGGACAGCCTGCAAGGCGGTGGGAAACTGGCTGAGTGTAATGGGAAAAACCAATCAAACTCTTTCTAATAAAGGTTTCAAGAACACGACTGACGTTAATGCCTTGTCAGTACAAGACAGAATGAGGAGGACACCAGCAATGGAAGGTGTCAGACATAGTGAGAGAGAGTTATGGATGGAGCTTGCCATAGGAGCTGCCAATCCCCTCGTTTCTCTGCTGTCAGATGCTGATAATGTCATTCGACAGCATTGCTGTGGGGCTCTGGCTAACCTGGCTGCTTTTGGCGGAGGGGATGGAGCACTTCTCAATGCAGATGCTCCAGGCATGATCCTCCAAACTGCCTGTAATGATTCCCATCATGCAGTGCGACGGGTGGCTGTGGCCACTCTGCGTGTGTTTAGCCAACAAAACACATTACTTCAG GCTCTGAGGTCTCTAGATGCAGGAAGAAAACTCAGTCACACATCCCAAAGCTCTTTATTTCAGAGAGATTATCAATGGCTTGTCAGCAAGTTGGACAGCTCGACTGAAGGAAAAACATAA
- the stk36 gene encoding serine/threonine-protein kinase 36 isoform X3 — protein MMDQYHILEVIGEGSFGRVYKGRRKFSGQVVVVTEYAEGELFQILEDDGSLPENQVREIACQLVSALYYLHSHRILHRDMKPQNILLGKGGVVKLCDFGFARAMSVSTLVLTSIKGTPLYMSPELVEEKPYDHSADLWSLGCILYELHTGAPPFYTNSIFQLVQLIVRDPVKWPENMSQDCLSFLKGLLMKDPEKRLAWPDLLHHPFVADGVLMVSDEGSSNPLTIPASPDLQALKHQQAAEKTTARSGEGKLLRKARELREKEKINRREIASGSAARASQTRCKTASAGGAPTTGHSLGSTFSVHQNSSQPATNRHQANDNSVTRVRSAPHKGQISRDYEREFPSVEVGPRQVLKHPGHARTSLASVRMDSEEKDIDSDSEWQRFIELSYQGPVNASILQRLKTKLLVTKNQLLVRKGLEDSLTLQPLQILRNIVQSCQSGDVETLGKELELPHLLFSLTEDILNNPDLMQESRGETVLGDLMNLLIMYLEKSPGWEIKPRRAEDLCQLFISVFLCREPKRSALLATAVLTLFTRRGISVNVSVERLTAFLGNILTDTAEAHNPLPAGWGMCDGLLSLILHRLSESESRLLLDFKDSELWLCLWAKVNASLENTTSQSCHFSPNGLYVFLFLALLVFSSDPYYCVAFLSDKSSNCSSALGHLLTTNCSASLLECGLFWGDSEINSLSVMSCHLLCIPFSLELPLEKLLSVLQSYQSSNIVAGLLKMIQTLPVALVELPLCLLNRLLVSDPQHTAPCLITAAQASAFLPYSTEGSDNGADHTQNQLNHFGNGVERIKSNGIAKKTKIDHIKSDIKSKKRLERLKGNIDDSIKTQYQPSRNKTEKIREVQPKTKPYPQNTMEQLRDKTEQHSCIEELMDSLEIHGSSAGRFQDLSPQPGCSISWLIDSLEELRSCDHPKISTATIRSSPEEVRTAGSLLAVLLQSVLLSGCAVELLILLSQLTRHLTHQTSFVLPVETTQLQFALRHHDDGIRAACCGFLGSAVRQVIGQSKFDLFQDLIGCLCDPAPSVRRTACKAVGNWLSVMGKTNQTLSNKGFKNTTDVNALSVQDRMRRTPAMEGVRHSERELWMELAIGAANPLVSLLSDADNVIRQHCCGALANLAAFGGGDGALLNADAPGMILQTACNDSHHAVRRVAVATLRVFSQQNTLLQALRSLDAGRKLSHTSQSSLFQRDYQWLVSKLDSSTEGKT, from the exons ATGATGGATCAGTACCATATTTTGGAGGTTATCGGGGAAGGGTCTTTCGGCCGAGTGTACAAAGGCCGCAGGAAGTTCAGCGGCCAG GTTGTGGTGGTGACTGAGTATGCAGAGGGTGAGCTGTTTCAGATCCTGGAGGATGATGGGAGTTTACCTGAGAATCAG GTGCGTGAAATAGCCTGCCAGCTTGTTTCTGCCCTGTATTATCTGCACTCCCATCGCATTTTGCACCGTGACATGAAACCACAGAACATCCTGCTGGGAAAAGGAGGAGTAGTAAAGCTCTGTGACTTTGG ATTTGCACGTGCCATGAGTGTGTCCACCTTGGTGTTGACTTCTATTAAGGGGACACCTCTATACATGTCCCCGGAATTAGTGGAAGAGAAACCCTATGACCACTCAGCTGACCTTTGGTCTCTGGGCTGCATCCTCTATGAGCTCCACACGGGGGCGCCTCCGTTCTACACCAACTCCATCTTTCAGCTGGTGCAGCTTATAGTGCGAGATCCAGTGAAATGGCCAGAGAACATGAGCCAAGACTGCTTG AGTTTTCTGAAGGGATTGCTAATGAAAGACCCAGAGAAGAGGTTGGCATGGCCTGACCTGCTTCATCACCCTTTTGTTGCAGATGGAGTTTTAA TGGTGTCAGATGAGGGTTCAAGCAACCCCCTGACAATCCCAGCCAGCCCCGACCTCCAGGCCCTGAAACACCAGCAGGCTGCTGAGAAGACAACGGCACGCAGCGGAGAGGGCAAACTACTGCGCAAAGCTCGAGAGCTTCGGGAGAAAGAGAAGATTAACAGACGG GAGATTGCGAGTGGAAGTGCTGCGCGCGCCAGTCAGACACGCTGTAAGACAGCTTCTGCTGGAGGAGCCCCCACCACTGGCCACTCATTGGGCAGCACCTTTTCAGTGCATCAAAATTCATCTCAGCCAGCAACCAATCGGCATCAAGCAAATGACAACAGTGTTACCAG AGTGCGCTCAGCTCCTCATAAAGGCCAGATCAGTAGAGACTATGAGAGGGAGTTCCCTTCGGTTGAGGTGGGACCCAGGCAGGTTCTGAAGCACCCTGGACACGCACGGACCAGTCTGGCTTCTGTCAGGATGGACAGTGAG GAAAAAGATATCGATAGTGATTCTGAGTGGCAACGATTTATTGAATTAAGTTATCAGGGCCCTGTAAACGCTTCCATTCTTCAGAGGTTAAAGACCAAGCTGCTTGTAACCAAAAACCAG CTGTTGGTCAGGAAGGGTTTAGAGGACTCTTTAACTCTACAGCCACTACAGATCCTCAGGAACATTGTTCAGAGCTGTCAGTCTGGTGATGTTGAAACACTGGGCAAAGAGTTGGAACTGCCTCATCTACTGTTCAGTCTGACTGAAGACATCCTGAACAATCCAGATCTAATGCAG GAGTCTCGGGGTGAGACTGTGTTGGGAGATCTGATGAATCTGCTCATAATGTACCTGGAAAAGAGCCCAGGCTGGGAGATAAAGCCAAGAAG AGCTGAGGATCTCTGTCAGCTATTTATATCGGTATTTCTCTGTCGAGAGCCAAAACGTTCAGCG CTTTTGGCAACAGCAGTCTTAACCTTGTTCACTCGCCGGGGTATATCTGTGAATGTCAGTGTGGAAAGGCTTACTGCCTTTTTGGGGAATATTTTGACAGACACAGCAGAG GCACATAACCCCTTACCTGCAGGCTGGGGCATGTGTGATGGCCTTCTGTCACTGATTCTCCACAGACTATCTGAG AGTGAAAGCCGCCTACTGCTTGACTTTAAGGACTCGGAGCTTTGGCTCTGCTTGTGGGCTAAAGTGAATGCCTCTCTGGAAAACACAACATCCCAGAGTTGCCATTTCTCTCCTAATG GTCTGTATGTGTTCCTTTTTCTCGCTTTATTGGTTTTCTCCAGTGATCCGTATTACTGTGTGGCTTTCCTGTCAGATAAATCCTCAAACTGCTCCTCTGCCCTCGGCCACCTTCTCACCACCAATTG CAGCGCTTCATTGCTAGAGTGTGGTCTTTTCTGGGGTGACTCAGAAATAAACAGCCTATCAGTGATGAGCTGTCATCTTCTCTGCATCCCCTTCTCTCTGGAGTTACCCCTAGAAAAACTTCTTTCTGTTCTCCAATCGTATCAAAGCTCAAATATTGTGGCCGGTCTACTTAAG ATGATTCAAACTCTTCCCGTTGCCCTGGTGGAGCTTCCGTTGTGTCTTCTTAATCGTCTGCTGGTATCTGACCCGCAGCACACTGCTCCATGCCTTATCACTGCAGCCCAGGCCTCCGCTTTCCTCCCTTACAGCACAGAAGGCTCAGACAATGGAGCAGACCACACTCAGAATCAACTTAACCACTTCGGGAATGGTGTGGAGCGAATTAAGAGCAATGGAATCGCGAAGAAAACCAAGATCGATCATATCAAAAGTGACATCAAATCAAAGAAGAGGTTAGAGCGGCTCAAAGGCAACATAGATGATTCCATAAAGACGCAATACCAGCCATCCAGAAACAAGACTGAGAAAATCAGAGAGGTCCAACCAAAAACCAAACCATATCCACAGAACACCATGGAACAACTTAGAGACAAAACAGAGCAGCATAGTTGTATAGAGGAGCTCATGGACAGTTTGGAGATCCATGGCAGTTCTGCAGGACGTTTCCAAGACCTCTCGCCTCAGCCAGGTTGCAGCATCAGCTGGCTCATAGACAGTCTGGAGGAATTAAGAAGTTGTGATCACCCCAAGATCTCCACGGCTACAATTCGATCTTCACCAGAAGAGGTCAGAACAGCAGGTTCTCTATTGGCTGTTCTGTTACAAAGTGTACTTCTCAGTGGTTGTGCAGTGGAACTCCTTATCCTTCTCTCCCAACTAACACGTCATCTCACCCATCAGACTTCCTTCGTTCTTCCGGTCGAAACCACCCAACTGCAGTTTGCGTTGCGCCACCACGATGATGGAATCCGAGCGGCCTGCTGTGGCTTCCTCGGCTCAGCTGTCAGGCAGGTCATTGGTCAATCAAAATTTGACTTATTCCAAGATCTGATAGGTTGCTTATGTGATCCTGCTCCGTCCGTTCGTAGGACAGCCTGCAAGGCGGTGGGAAACTGGCTGAGTGTAATGGGAAAAACCAATCAAACTCTTTCTAATAAAGGTTTCAAGAACACGACTGACGTTAATGCCTTGTCAGTACAAGACAGAATGAGGAGGACACCAGCAATGGAAGGTGTCAGACATAGTGAGAGAGAGTTATGGATGGAGCTTGCCATAGGAGCTGCCAATCCCCTCGTTTCTCTGCTGTCAGATGCTGATAATGTCATTCGACAGCATTGCTGTGGGGCTCTGGCTAACCTGGCTGCTTTTGGCGGAGGGGATGGAGCACTTCTCAATGCAGATGCTCCAGGCATGATCCTCCAAACTGCCTGTAATGATTCCCATCATGCAGTGCGACGGGTGGCTGTGGCCACTCTGCGTGTGTTTAGCCAACAAAACACATTACTTCAG GCTCTGAGGTCTCTAGATGCAGGAAGAAAACTCAGTCACACATCCCAAAGCTCTTTATTTCAGAGAGATTATCAATGGCTTGTCAGCAAGTTGGACAGCTCGACTGAAGGAAAAACATAA